Proteins found in one Zea mays cultivar B73 chromosome 1, Zm-B73-REFERENCE-NAM-5.0, whole genome shotgun sequence genomic segment:
- the LOC111590556 gene encoding uncharacterized protein — MGMGHVRPCDQRECRGYRGAVWPGRSSRRWSWKRLRPWGKQGAGEELGWEELDAMEHGGRRGVRTMDAQERAPAARVGLEHRAGSRRAERGDRGRWRSSVERHRGEPREKGSRGRELAAQRRLHWRTSRENKGAGREISRAGAREYDRAEQGAERREMREDRAHRLGIEERLGR, encoded by the coding sequence ATGGGGATGGGGCATGTGCGTCCCTGCGACCAGAGGGAGTGCCGCGGCTACAGGGGCGCGGTTTGGCCAGGGAGGAGCAGCCGACGCTGGAGCTGGAAGAGGCTTCGGCCATGGGGAAAACAAGGGGCCGGGGAGGAACTCGGCTGGGAGGAGCTCGACGCAATGGAGCACGGAGGAAGGAGAGGGGTGCGCACCATGGATGCGCAGGAGCGAGCTCCGGCAGCGCGCGTGGGGCTGGAACACCGAGCTGGCAGCCGGCGCGCAGAGAGAGGCGACCGAGGAAGATGGAGAAGCTCGGTGGAGCGCCATCGGGGCGAGCCGAGGGAGAAAGGAAGCCGCGGCAGAGAGCTCGCCGCGCAGAGAAGACTCCACTGGAGAACGAGCAGGGAGAACAAAGGAGCTGGGCGAGAAATTTCACGCGCGGGCGCCAGGGAATATGATAGGGCCGAGCAGGGCGCCGAGAGGAGGGAGATGAGGGAGGATCGAGCTCATCGGCTGGGGATAGAAGAGCGACTAGGAAGATAA
- the LOC109943477 gene encoding uncharacterized protein encodes MGMGHVRPCDQRECRGYRGAVWPGWSSRRWSWKRLRPWGKQGAGEELGWEELDAMEHGGRRGVRAMDAQERAPAARVGLEHRAGSRRAERGDRGRWRSSAERHRGEPREKGSRGRELAAQRRLHWRTSRENKGAGREISRAGAREYDRAEQGAERREMREDRAHRLGIEERLGR; translated from the coding sequence ATGGGGATGGGGCATGTGCGTCCCTGCGACCAGAGGGAGTGCCGCGGCTACAGGGGCGCGGTTTGGCCAGGTTGGAGCAGCCGACGCTGGAGCTGGAAGAGGCTTCGGCCATGGGGAAAACAAGGGGCCGGGGAGGAACTCGGCTGGGAGGAGCTCGACGCAATGGAGCACGGAGGAAGGAGAGGGGTGCGCGCCATGGATGCGCAGGAGCGAGCTCCGGCAGCGCGCGTGGGGCTGGAACACCGAGCTGGCAGCCGGCGCGCAGAGAGAGGCGACCGAGGAAGATGGAGAAGCTCGGCCGAGCGCCATCGGGGCGAGCCGAGGGAGAAAGGAAGCCGCGGCAGAGAGCTCGCCGCGCAGAGAAGACTCCACTGGAGAACGAGCAGGGAGAACAAAGGAGCTGGGCGAGAAATTTCACGCGCGGGCGCCAGGGAATATGATAGGGCCGAGCAGGGCGCCGAGAGGAGGGAGATGAGGGAGGATCGAGCTCATCGGCTGGGGATAGAGGAGCGACTAGGAAGATAA